In Mycolicibacterium sp. TY81, the following proteins share a genomic window:
- a CDS encoding RNA-guided endonuclease TnpB family protein, with protein sequence MGSASDAGKVRYTYRLRVSGTAERLLLAEWDRCRLVWNQCVEASNAAHKETITTGVKIECGPAQLDKRLTSWRGEHDWLSDGSSVAQQQTIRDFGRARAKALKDRKDKTLAPRQRRGLPRFKSKHRAAPSLNYTLRGFGIDGKLLKLAGGIVVRPVWCRDLPSAPSSVRISRDVLGRWWCSFVVTRPETEQLPSTGRAIGIDWGVTDVAITTSDDHDLPHPQYGRSAAARLARYQRMMARRKPAKGQPASGGYRTAKRAVAKQHAHVAAQRADTARKWAKQIATDFDQIAVEDFRPKFLARSTMARKADDGAIAATKRALVEQAVKHDRQLVLIDPKHTTTDCSRCGARAKHRLPLSQRTYRCEECGHLAPRDKNSAHVILNRAGFNPAGADGVRPDRSPSEQAA encoded by the coding sequence ATGGGTTCGGCCAGTGATGCGGGCAAGGTGCGGTACACCTACCGGCTGCGCGTCTCAGGCACTGCGGAGCGGTTACTGCTGGCCGAGTGGGACCGGTGCCGGTTGGTGTGGAACCAGTGCGTGGAGGCCTCCAATGCCGCGCACAAAGAGACGATCACTACCGGTGTGAAAATCGAATGCGGTCCGGCGCAACTAGATAAGCGGCTGACCAGTTGGCGGGGCGAGCATGACTGGCTCTCCGACGGGTCGAGTGTGGCTCAGCAGCAGACGATCCGCGATTTCGGGCGGGCCCGCGCCAAAGCCCTCAAGGACCGCAAAGACAAGACCCTCGCGCCGCGGCAGCGGCGGGGGCTGCCGCGGTTCAAGTCCAAGCACCGGGCGGCCCCGTCATTGAACTACACGCTGCGCGGATTCGGTATCGACGGAAAGCTGCTCAAGCTTGCGGGTGGGATTGTGGTGCGGCCGGTGTGGTGCCGCGACCTGCCGTCCGCCCCGTCGAGTGTGCGCATCTCCCGCGACGTGTTGGGCCGATGGTGGTGCTCCTTTGTCGTCACGCGGCCCGAGACCGAGCAGCTGCCGTCCACGGGGCGGGCGATCGGGATCGACTGGGGCGTCACCGATGTGGCGATCACCACCAGCGATGATCATGACCTGCCGCATCCGCAGTATGGGCGCAGCGCCGCGGCGCGCCTAGCGCGGTATCAGCGGATGATGGCCCGCCGCAAACCCGCCAAAGGACAACCCGCCTCCGGTGGCTATAGGACGGCGAAACGGGCTGTGGCCAAACAGCATGCCCACGTCGCCGCCCAACGTGCTGATACCGCACGCAAGTGGGCCAAGCAGATCGCCACCGATTTCGATCAGATCGCCGTGGAGGACTTCCGGCCTAAGTTCCTCGCCCGCTCGACGATGGCCCGCAAAGCGGACGATGGGGCGATCGCGGCCACCAAGCGGGCCCTGGTCGAGCAGGCCGTCAAGCATGATCGCCAGCTGGTGCTCATCGATCCGAAGCACACGACCACTGACTGCAGCAGATGCGGCGCGAGAGCCAAGCACCGTCTGCCGCTGTCGCAACGCACCTACCGGTGCGAAGAATGCGGACACCTCGCGCCCCGCGACAAGAACTCCGCACACGTCATACTCAACCGGGCTGGTTTCAACCCGGCTGGTGCTGATGGCGTAAGACCTGACCGTTCACCGAGCGAGCAGGCAGCCTGA
- a CDS encoding IS607 family transposase: MRIGAAADYLGMSVVGVRKAAVEGRLAFRWSASGQRLFDRADLDAYLGRPAPDPDGVIGERVEALYCRVSGSTGQESSLDNQEQMLRDSASGTVFRVYKDRGSGLRENRRGLDRLLDDAAAGKFTVVRVVWRDRLARFGVGWIERYLSVCGVSVEALHERGDKSLLEELMDDFMALLASFSGRFYQLRSRQNQQRLLEAAAIRLREQ; the protein is encoded by the coding sequence ATGCGGATCGGTGCTGCGGCTGACTACTTGGGTATGTCGGTGGTGGGCGTGCGTAAGGCCGCGGTGGAGGGCCGGTTGGCGTTCCGGTGGTCGGCGTCGGGGCAGCGATTGTTCGATCGGGCGGATTTGGATGCCTATTTGGGTCGTCCCGCACCTGATCCTGACGGGGTGATAGGCGAGCGAGTGGAGGCGCTGTACTGCCGGGTATCGGGTTCGACAGGGCAGGAGTCCTCGCTCGATAACCAGGAGCAGATGCTGCGAGATTCCGCTTCGGGCACGGTGTTTCGGGTGTACAAAGACCGCGGGTCGGGCCTGCGGGAGAACCGCCGCGGGTTGGATCGGCTGCTCGATGATGCCGCGGCCGGCAAGTTCACCGTGGTGCGGGTGGTGTGGCGCGATCGCCTGGCCCGGTTCGGGGTGGGGTGGATCGAGCGGTACTTGTCGGTGTGCGGCGTTAGCGTCGAGGCACTGCACGAACGTGGGGACAAATCTCTGCTGGAGGAGCTGATGGACGACTTCATGGCGTTGTTGGCGTCGTTCTCGGGCCGGTTCTACCAGTTGCGGTCCCGGCAGAATCAGCAACGCCTACTCGAAGCCGCGGCGATCAGGCTACGTGAGCAGTGA
- a CDS encoding cellulase family glycosylhydrolase has product MSTPTALLRAKQTIAAGVVAAAMASMVHPAAAAAAAAPQPTHHRTVTVEHIELTASATTDGSTQRVGVADAYLYALDQTQLVSQLDAIRSLGVTDLRIVVPWIYTQPTSSSTYSWSQMDNVINTAHAMGFTLTASITGNPTWDGTPLIGAPNPAAYAAFAAAVAQRYTDQVSAYEVWNEPNAVTFMAPSDPAAYTAVLKAAYSAIKAVQPSATVIAGVLGAVTTVPGMSLAPEQFLAQMYAAGAQGFFDAVSFHPYNYTLPFSAGAGVTNSPLEQVQAMYALMAANGDALKQIWATEYGNATQPGGITQTQQAQMLADFVTAWSKLPFAGPAFVYTANDLNTGFLLDENNLGLFTTGGLPKLAARTLATLISQLASGTLPNYTAPLMPAAQTIWIQAVSLAMSVANEVLLIPNMATQAIYHTLPAPLKQAFSAVANAVSLAAGTTLTAVTPLAERAIDTLITAGPNVAHAAAAINHAVVNAGAAINSGVQHTMLAVGTAAHNTELTVAAAVQQLTAAAAFHPTAATPTATASAASTPTAAKQTAATATPTTSTTATPTTTSDSATVAASPSATTATAAHQHPAATVTSTSASVATPPAGSSTTRSTAAASTATRADHTTASAAAHATDIAAAKSAKAKGATRGPATAKSVTAQGSSSKPQASSDTAHKAGVPAAPSGHGSK; this is encoded by the coding sequence ATGTCCACACCAACAGCACTCTTACGCGCTAAACAGACCATCGCAGCCGGCGTCGTGGCCGCCGCCATGGCATCGATGGTGCACCCGGCCGCCGCCGCGGCCGCTGCGGCGCCCCAACCGACACACCACCGCACGGTCACCGTCGAGCACATCGAGCTCACCGCGTCGGCGACCACCGACGGCTCAACGCAACGGGTCGGCGTCGCAGACGCCTACCTGTACGCCCTGGATCAAACCCAACTCGTATCGCAGCTCGACGCGATTCGCAGCCTCGGTGTGACCGACCTGCGCATCGTGGTGCCCTGGATCTACACCCAACCAACCAGCTCCTCGACCTACAGCTGGTCGCAAATGGACAACGTCATCAACACCGCCCACGCGATGGGCTTCACCCTCACCGCATCAATCACCGGCAACCCCACCTGGGACGGCACCCCGTTGATTGGCGCGCCAAATCCCGCCGCCTATGCGGCTTTTGCCGCTGCGGTCGCCCAGCGCTACACAGATCAAGTCTCGGCGTACGAGGTGTGGAACGAGCCCAACGCAGTGACGTTCATGGCACCCAGCGATCCGGCGGCCTACACCGCCGTGCTCAAAGCCGCCTACTCGGCGATCAAGGCCGTCCAGCCTTCGGCCACCGTGATCGCCGGAGTACTGGGCGCGGTGACCACCGTGCCGGGGATGTCGCTGGCCCCCGAGCAGTTCCTGGCTCAGATGTACGCCGCCGGCGCCCAAGGGTTCTTCGACGCAGTGTCGTTTCACCCCTACAACTACACCTTGCCGTTCTCGGCCGGCGCGGGAGTGACGAACTCGCCACTGGAGCAGGTCCAGGCCATGTACGCCCTGATGGCCGCCAATGGTGATGCCCTGAAACAGATTTGGGCCACCGAATACGGCAACGCGACTCAGCCAGGCGGGATCACCCAAACCCAACAAGCCCAGATGCTGGCCGACTTCGTCACCGCCTGGAGCAAGCTTCCCTTCGCTGGGCCCGCGTTCGTCTACACCGCCAACGACTTGAACACCGGCTTCCTGCTCGATGAGAACAACCTGGGCCTGTTCACCACCGGAGGGCTGCCCAAGCTTGCCGCGCGAACGTTGGCCACGCTGATTTCGCAGCTGGCCAGCGGAACGCTGCCCAACTACACCGCGCCACTCATGCCTGCAGCGCAGACGATTTGGATACAGGCCGTGTCGCTGGCCATGTCCGTCGCCAACGAAGTGCTGCTCATTCCGAACATGGCGACACAAGCGATCTACCACACCCTGCCGGCCCCGCTGAAGCAGGCGTTCTCAGCGGTCGCGAACGCAGTGTCCCTTGCAGCCGGCACGACGCTGACCGCAGTAACACCGTTGGCCGAGCGCGCGATCGACACCCTCATCACGGCCGGGCCCAACGTTGCGCATGCCGCCGCCGCCATCAATCACGCCGTCGTGAACGCAGGCGCGGCCATCAATTCTGGTGTGCAGCACACCATGCTCGCCGTCGGTACCGCGGCGCACAACACCGAACTCACCGTCGCGGCCGCCGTGCAGCAACTGACCGCTGCTGCCGCCTTCCACCCGACGGCGGCCACCCCAACCGCCACGGCCTCCGCGGCGTCCACCCCGACGGCGGCGAAACAGACAGCGGCCACGGCGACACCCACCACGTCGACAACGGCTACACCGACGACCACATCGGACAGCGCGACCGTCGCGGCATCACCCTCGGCCACGACGGCCACCGCGGCGCACCAACACCCGGCCGCGACCGTCACGTCGACGAGCGCCAGTGTGGCAACGCCACCGGCAGGATCATCCACCACGCGAAGCACGGCCGCCGCCTCGACGGCGACCCGCGCGGACCACACAACCGCCTCCGCTGCAGCACACGCGACTGATATCGCCGCCGCCAAATCGGCAAAGGCCAAGGGAGCTACACGCGGACCGGCCACCGCGAAATCGGTGACGGCGCAGGGGTCCTCATCGAAACCGCAGGCATCATCCGATACCGCGCACAAAGCCGGCGTCCCCGCCGCACCCTCCGGCCACGGGAGCAAGTAG
- a CDS encoding NlpC/P60 family protein, with the protein MAAVGSVGGGSGGGGGGGPLSGDLQSRLDQFVSQTAGKVEYAWGGGHDPNRPGMSQGVHDGGVADSFGDYKKQGVDCSGFTRWAYAAVTGNDVLGASTSQSQYSSGSSVSAPRSMDLAFPPSAFSGSGGPHHVQLYVGNGMIAEAPESGQTVRVRPVTPGTVFRRFLSEAA; encoded by the coding sequence ATGGCCGCAGTCGGTTCTGTCGGCGGCGGCAGCGGGGGCGGCGGTGGCGGCGGCCCGTTGTCCGGGGACCTGCAGTCGCGCCTGGACCAGTTCGTGTCACAGACCGCCGGCAAGGTGGAATACGCCTGGGGTGGTGGCCACGACCCCAACCGTCCCGGTATGTCGCAAGGCGTCCATGACGGTGGTGTCGCCGACTCTTTCGGCGACTACAAGAAGCAGGGCGTCGACTGCTCGGGCTTCACCCGGTGGGCCTATGCGGCGGTCACCGGCAATGACGTGCTGGGTGCATCCACCTCGCAATCCCAATACTCCAGCGGCAGTTCGGTGTCCGCGCCCCGGTCGATGGACCTGGCGTTCCCGCCGTCCGCGTTCTCTGGCAGCGGCGGGCCGCACCACGTACAGCTCTATGTCGGCAACGGCATGATCGCCGAAGCCCCCGAGTCCGGACAGACCGTGCGGGTCCGCCCCGTCACGCCCGGCACCGTGTTCCGTCGATTCCTATCGGAGGCGGCGTGA
- a CDS encoding DUF58 domain-containing protein yields MGEILNRIRTDLNVDPRTMEMRLRSTRVLEGGHTSLQFGRSDDFVDLREYLPGDDVRDIDWRASARNTHLVVRRYVAEKAQEFLLVTDTGANMLAPTPSGMRKRDVAIYALGAVGMIACAQGDKLSLVYGDDRGTSIEIGKKGEDHLEQMLTMVSQADIRIGNASNIARQLQFIASTLDRRYAVYIVCDEPAVTPELVEAALAVRSRSAISWLILEDLDVLGLANTPDEVLDVGTGAALLTPTVLGRRVLHAYQQAETARRLQWEAFMAQLASPAVRISSVHDIGTALGSLSQQGLTHA; encoded by the coding sequence ATGGGGGAAATACTCAACCGGATCCGTACCGACCTGAACGTTGACCCACGCACGATGGAAATGCGGCTGCGGTCAACCAGAGTCCTCGAAGGCGGCCACACATCGCTGCAGTTCGGGCGCAGCGACGACTTCGTCGACCTGCGCGAGTACCTGCCCGGTGACGACGTCCGCGACATCGACTGGCGGGCATCGGCGCGCAACACCCATCTGGTGGTGCGCCGCTACGTGGCCGAGAAAGCCCAAGAGTTCCTGCTGGTCACCGACACCGGGGCGAACATGCTGGCCCCGACACCCAGCGGGATGCGCAAGCGCGACGTAGCGATCTACGCACTCGGCGCGGTCGGGATGATCGCCTGCGCCCAAGGCGACAAGCTGAGCTTGGTCTACGGCGATGACCGCGGTACCTCGATCGAGATCGGCAAGAAAGGCGAAGACCACCTGGAGCAGATGCTGACGATGGTCAGCCAAGCCGACATCAGGATCGGGAACGCCTCGAACATCGCGCGGCAGCTGCAGTTCATCGCGTCCACCCTGGATCGCCGGTACGCGGTCTACATCGTGTGCGACGAGCCGGCGGTAACCCCCGAACTGGTCGAGGCAGCGCTGGCGGTGCGCAGCCGCAGCGCCATCAGCTGGCTGATCCTGGAAGACCTCGATGTCCTCGGCCTGGCGAACACCCCGGACGAAGTGCTGGACGTGGGCACCGGCGCGGCACTGCTGACCCCGACGGTGCTGGGCCGGCGCGTGCTGCACGCCTACCAGCAGGCCGAGACGGCACGCCGCCTGCAATGGGAGGCGTTCATGGCCCAGTTGGCCAGTCCCGCGGTGCGGATCAGTTCGGTGCACGACATCGGGACGGCCCTGGGGAGCCTGTCGCAACAGGGACTCACCCATGCCTGA
- a CDS encoding MoxR family ATPase, whose product MQLSGPQISNDELQRAGAMLHHLRSSLAAKIVGQHTLQQSLLIGLLASGHVLLESVPGLAKTTAAKTLAGSLSAQFQRIQCTPDLLPSDITGGQIWDQRNGEFKVILGPVHANVVLLDEINRSSAKTQSAMLEAMEERQTTIGGQVYRLPDPFLVLATQNPIDQEGTYKLSEAQMDRFMLKDVLTYPGVEEEEEVIARVASGIFDAPNGQGARNGQPLDLGAVKWLQAVYQRVFIDRSIVRYVSHIANATRNPRNFLDPRFADLIQYGGSPRASIALCRAATAHALINGRPHVVPDDVKAVATRVLRHRLVLKFQASADGVTPEFLVDSILHHVKTP is encoded by the coding sequence ATGCAACTTTCGGGACCCCAGATTTCCAACGACGAGCTGCAGCGCGCCGGCGCGATGCTCCATCACCTGCGGTCGTCACTGGCGGCCAAAATCGTCGGCCAGCACACGCTGCAACAGTCCCTGCTGATCGGGTTGCTCGCATCGGGACACGTGCTGCTGGAAAGCGTTCCCGGCCTTGCGAAAACAACCGCCGCGAAGACGCTGGCCGGCAGTCTGTCGGCGCAGTTTCAGCGCATCCAGTGCACACCGGACCTGCTGCCCAGCGACATCACCGGCGGACAGATCTGGGACCAGCGCAACGGGGAGTTCAAAGTCATCCTCGGTCCGGTGCACGCGAATGTCGTGCTGCTCGACGAGATCAACCGATCGTCGGCGAAAACGCAGAGCGCCATGCTCGAAGCGATGGAAGAACGGCAGACCACCATCGGCGGCCAGGTCTACCGACTGCCCGATCCGTTCCTGGTGCTCGCCACCCAGAACCCGATCGATCAGGAAGGCACGTACAAGCTTTCCGAGGCGCAGATGGACCGCTTCATGCTCAAGGACGTGCTGACCTACCCCGGCGTGGAGGAAGAAGAAGAGGTGATCGCCCGGGTGGCCAGCGGCATCTTCGACGCGCCCAACGGGCAAGGGGCCCGCAACGGGCAGCCCCTCGACCTGGGTGCGGTCAAATGGCTGCAGGCCGTCTATCAGCGGGTGTTCATCGACCGGTCGATCGTGCGGTACGTCAGCCACATCGCCAACGCCACACGCAATCCCCGAAACTTTTTGGACCCCAGGTTCGCTGACCTCATCCAGTACGGCGGCAGCCCACGAGCGAGCATCGCGCTATGCCGGGCCGCGACAGCCCACGCACTGATCAACGGGCGGCCCCACGTCGTTCCCGACGACGTCAAGGCGGTCGCCACCCGGGTACTGCGACACCGGCTCGTGCTGAAGTTCCAGGCCTCCGCCGACGGCGTCACACCAGAATTCCTTGTCGATTCGATCCTGCACCACGTCAAGACCCCGTAG
- a CDS encoding PPE domain-containing protein — protein sequence MNSGRMEAGTGPATYLASAAALTMLAASFEIQQGVLLAHEGAMDALWPGLTVAARQAKISAYSAWLQSMVAECERLSAACVVVAESYGMARGAMIPSQVSIQNRIAQATAVATNFLGINQPIITFLDTTYVEHWTQNATQMTVYDASVIAASAPVPVVPPPPLVNPAEPALDAAQDAVANIAQNTAGSVANQQAMDPSQFMQPAQEAMSAPQQLLQPFQQAFSAPQQMAQQLLGSFQGMGNGMGAGSGEDPLSSYTPFAATGGAAGGAASLGGGGGGAMAGGGVGGLRPALSPSALPGGGGVTAMSSTQSLTGGAKTAVPAASTSLPGAGMGGLGGAGMRGKEEHTGRESTIEAGVAPIADTDTARANSILSQWMPKRSGTLD from the coding sequence ATGAACTCCGGCCGGATGGAAGCAGGCACCGGGCCCGCGACCTACCTCGCGTCCGCGGCCGCGCTGACGATGCTGGCGGCCAGCTTCGAGATTCAGCAGGGCGTGCTGCTGGCGCACGAAGGTGCAATGGATGCGCTGTGGCCGGGCCTGACTGTGGCTGCGCGGCAAGCGAAAATCAGCGCCTACAGTGCCTGGTTGCAGTCGATGGTCGCCGAGTGCGAGCGCCTGTCGGCGGCCTGTGTGGTGGTCGCTGAATCCTACGGAATGGCGCGCGGGGCAATGATTCCGTCGCAGGTGTCGATTCAGAACCGCATCGCCCAGGCGACCGCGGTGGCGACGAACTTCCTGGGTATCAACCAGCCGATCATCACCTTCCTGGACACCACGTACGTGGAACATTGGACGCAGAACGCGACGCAGATGACCGTGTATGACGCGTCGGTCATCGCGGCGTCGGCGCCGGTGCCGGTGGTGCCGCCGCCCCCCTTGGTCAATCCGGCCGAGCCAGCCTTGGACGCGGCGCAGGACGCGGTGGCCAACATCGCGCAGAACACCGCGGGGTCGGTGGCCAACCAACAGGCAATGGACCCTTCGCAATTCATGCAGCCGGCCCAAGAGGCGATGTCCGCTCCGCAACAGTTGTTGCAGCCGTTCCAGCAGGCGTTCTCCGCTCCGCAGCAGATGGCTCAGCAGCTGCTCGGCAGTTTCCAAGGCATGGGCAACGGCATGGGCGCCGGCTCCGGTGAGGATCCGTTGAGCTCGTATACCCCGTTCGCCGCTACCGGCGGCGCGGCGGGCGGGGCGGCGTCACTCGGCGGTGGCGGCGGCGGCGCGATGGCCGGTGGCGGTGTTGGTGGGCTGCGGCCCGCCTTGTCGCCGTCCGCTCTGCCGGGCGGTGGCGGTGTGACCGCAATGTCAAGCACCCAGTCGCTCACTGGGGGAGCGAAAACCGCTGTCCCAGCGGCTAGTACATCACTACCAGGGGCTGGGATGGGTGGCCTCGGCGGTGCCGGAATGCGAGGAAAGGAGGAACACACCGGGCGGGAATCGACCATCGAAGCAGGTGTCGCGCCAATCGCCGACACCGACACTGCACGAGCGAATTCGATTCTCTCGCAATGGATGCCCAAGCGTTCGGGCACGCTAGACTGA
- a CDS encoding HNH endonuclease: MRHFRQRTNPGQTVAVYNADYRVLTYVSWQEAVRLLLRGSVYAIESHSPAVHIHSPSTIVELPVSVALHEYVHVPYRPGNRVTRDGVLQRDNWTCGYCGGRGDTLDHVLPESRGGQNTWLNLVAACASCNGRKGDRTPTEAGMRLLWEPYEPRERDRYRVPAMA, from the coding sequence ATGAGGCACTTTCGTCAACGCACCAACCCCGGGCAGACCGTGGCGGTGTACAACGCCGACTACCGCGTGCTGACCTACGTGAGCTGGCAGGAGGCCGTCCGGCTGCTGCTGCGGGGTTCGGTCTACGCGATCGAAAGCCACAGCCCGGCCGTACACATACACAGCCCCTCGACCATCGTCGAGCTGCCGGTCTCGGTCGCCCTGCATGAGTACGTCCACGTGCCGTACCGCCCGGGGAACCGGGTCACCCGCGACGGTGTGCTCCAGCGCGACAACTGGACCTGCGGCTACTGCGGCGGTCGTGGCGACACTCTCGACCACGTTCTCCCCGAGTCGCGCGGCGGTCAGAACACCTGGCTGAACCTGGTCGCCGCGTGCGCATCGTGCAACGGTCGCAAAGGCGACCGCACACCGACCGAGGCCGGGATGCGGCTGCTGTGGGAGCCCTACGAGCCCCGGGAAAGGGACCGCTACCGGGTTCCCGCGATGGCCTGA